In a genomic window of Parambassis ranga chromosome 24, fParRan2.1, whole genome shotgun sequence:
- the LOC114429222 gene encoding cleavage and polyadenylation specificity factor subunit 6 isoform X2, producing the protein MDADTEEKVTEKASKDESVSEVKPRGRGAKSRGRGGRMGRGSMRGGRGTMKGFGPPGHGRGRGKDGAMNGFGPIRGMGRMRPYPDLRGHRGRGGPMGMGPPPPPPPPPMHLRGPFPPMPRHGPPPPPPPGHPGFRGRPLYPRGRGMPPPGPPRHFHPRGPRGLTVVVSSPLLHQQRCDT; encoded by the exons ATGGATGCAGACACAGAAGAGAAGGTCACAGAAAAAGCTTCCAAGGATGAATCTGTATCTGAAGTCAAACCAAG aGGTCGTGGGGCCAAAAGCCGCGGAAGAGGGGGACGTATGGGTCGGGGAAGCATGCGTGGTGGACGGGGCACAATGAAAGGGTTTGGTCCACCAGGGCATGGGAGGGGTCGAGGGAAAGATGGAGCCATGAATGGATTTGGGCCCATTAG AGGAATGGGGAGGATGCGACCTTACCCAGACCTTAGAGGTCATCGAGGTAGGGGTGGACCAATGGGCATgggcccccctcctcctcccccccctccacccatgCACCTCAGAGGCCCCTTTCCACCAATGCCCAG GCATGGACCCCCTCCGCCCCCTCCTCCAGGTCATCCTGGCTTTAGAGGGCGTCCACTGTACCCTCGAGGCCGTGGCATGCcacccccaggacctccacgaCACTTCCACCCCCGTGGCCCTAGAGG
- the LOC114429222 gene encoding cleavage and polyadenylation specificity factor subunit 6 isoform X3, with amino-acid sequence MDADTEEKVTEKASKDESVSEVKPRGRGAKSRGRGGRMGRGSMRGGRGTMKGFGPPGHGRGRGKDGAMNGFGPIRGMGRMRPYPDLRGHRGRGGPMGMGPPPPPPPPPMHLRGPFPPMPRHGPPPPPPPGHPGFRGRPLYPRGRGMPPPGPPRHFHPRGPRGSPLLHQQRCDT; translated from the exons ATGGATGCAGACACAGAAGAGAAGGTCACAGAAAAAGCTTCCAAGGATGAATCTGTATCTGAAGTCAAACCAAG aGGTCGTGGGGCCAAAAGCCGCGGAAGAGGGGGACGTATGGGTCGGGGAAGCATGCGTGGTGGACGGGGCACAATGAAAGGGTTTGGTCCACCAGGGCATGGGAGGGGTCGAGGGAAAGATGGAGCCATGAATGGATTTGGGCCCATTAG AGGAATGGGGAGGATGCGACCTTACCCAGACCTTAGAGGTCATCGAGGTAGGGGTGGACCAATGGGCATgggcccccctcctcctcccccccctccacccatgCACCTCAGAGGCCCCTTTCCACCAATGCCCAG GCATGGACCCCCTCCGCCCCCTCCTCCAGGTCATCCTGGCTTTAGAGGGCGTCCACTGTACCCTCGAGGCCGTGGCATGCcacccccaggacctccacgaCACTTCCACCCCCGTGGCCCTAGAGG